CAGGGTTCACAGATCGGAGCGTCCCCCCATGCCCCGTACCACCCACCTCGGGGCCTGTCCGCTGGACTGCCCGGACACCTGCACCTGGCAACTGACGGTCGAGGACGGCCGGGCGGTGCAGATCCGCGGCGACCGCGACCATCCGTTCACCCGGGGCGTGTTGTGCGGCAAGGTCAACCGCTATCTGGACGCCGTCAACGGCCCCGACCGGCTGACCACCCCGCTGGTGCGGGTCGGCCCGAAGGGGGTGGGGCCGGGCTCGTTCCGGCCGGCGACCTGGGACGAGGCGATCGCCTGGGTCGCGTCGGGGCTTCGGGCCACGATCGACCGGGACGGCCCCGAGGGGATCCTGCCGTACTACTTCGCCGGCACCATGGGGCACGTACAGGGCTGGACGATGGGACCGAGGCTCTTCGCGCACCTGGGCGCCTCCAGGTTGCAGACCACGATCTGCACCGCCGCCGCCAGCGCCGCCCTGCGCTCGATCTACGGGGGCTCGGTCGGCTTCGAACCGGAGTCGATCGTCGAGGCGCGGTTGGTCGTCCTCTGGGGCGCCAACCTGCTCTCGACGAACCTGCACCACTGGCCCTTCGTGGAGGAGGCGCGGCGGCGGGGGGCGTACGTCGTCGCCATCGACCCGTTGCGTACCGACACGGCGGCGCGCGCCGACGAGCACCTCGCACCGCTGCCCGGTACCGACGCCGCCCTGGCGCTGGGGCTGATGCGCCACCTGCTCGACGCCGGTGCGGTGGACGAGGCGTGGCTCGAGGCGTACACCGTCGGCTGGCCGGAGTTGGCGGCCCGGCTGGCGCGGTGGCCGGTGGAGCGGGCCGCGGCCGAGTGTGGACTGGACGTCGCGGTGGTACGCCGCCTGGGAGACCGGATCGCGCGGACCCGCCCGACCGCCATCCGGGTCGGGCTGGGCGCGCAGCGCCACCACGGTGCCGGCCAGGCCATCCGGGCGATCTGCGCGTTGCCGTTGGTCACCGGCGACTTCCGCTACCCCGGCGGTGGGGCGCTCTGCATGACGTCGGGACATCACCCGGTGCACCGCGACCCGGTGGTCCGGCCCGACGACCTGCCGACCCCACCGGCGCGGTCGGTAAACATGAGCCGGCTCGCAGCCGTCCTGGCCGGCGAGGCGGACCCGCCGATCACTGCGCTGGTCGTGTTCAACACCAACCCGGCCGCCACCGCCCCCGACCAGACCCGCCTGCACGCGGGCCTGCGCCGGGACGACCTGTTCACGACCGTCCTCGAACAACGCTGGACGGACACCTGCGACTACGCCGACGTGGTGCTGCCGGCG
The Micromonospora pisi DNA segment above includes these coding regions:
- a CDS encoding molybdopterin-containing oxidoreductase family protein — its product is MPRTTHLGACPLDCPDTCTWQLTVEDGRAVQIRGDRDHPFTRGVLCGKVNRYLDAVNGPDRLTTPLVRVGPKGVGPGSFRPATWDEAIAWVASGLRATIDRDGPEGILPYYFAGTMGHVQGWTMGPRLFAHLGASRLQTTICTAAASAALRSIYGGSVGFEPESIVEARLVVLWGANLLSTNLHHWPFVEEARRRGAYVVAIDPLRTDTAARADEHLAPLPGTDAALALGLMRHLLDAGAVDEAWLEAYTVGWPELAARLARWPVERAAAECGLDVAVVRRLGDRIARTRPTAIRVGLGAQRHHGAGQAIRAICALPLVTGDFRYPGGGALCMTSGHHPVHRDPVVRPDDLPTPPARSVNMSRLAAVLAGEADPPITALVVFNTNPAATAPDQTRLHAGLRRDDLFTTVLEQRWTDTCDYADVVLPATMQPEHLDLHSSYGHHYTTLNLPVTRAPGEALPNTEIFRRIAAAMGIDHPRLRDTDEDLARQLLRDAPVTFEQLRERTYVRSTGVDVGSAPYATGGFPTPDGRARLLDPELASSGVDPLVGYTPPVEAADAELAARFPLVLIAPAGRFLMNSTFASLPWHSGRMGPPRVHLHPDDVAARGLTEGDEVRVHNDRGSFLAAVTADDATRPGLAFTYKAYWARLSPGGTNVNAVTAVRDTDLGGGPTFHDTRVEVERAR